Proteins from a single region of Siphonobacter curvatus:
- a CDS encoding ThiF family adenylyltransferase: MESWFKRHPEYLSEESIRLRRDSNYREHHQALNQVFLSCGEILVRQDRVYRYPILIVYPEATPYALPSIYLLKELLSLKELDELATQNFDEIGELLTDKVKFYNHRHQMANGALCILENDHLETGSSFYHADQLLCRVRDWLGGITSGHFPPDSSEVELFAHLRSLSVDTEFLYSSDYLEESLFQGYFYAGLLAHRKQSKLYNTEHRTFYGFALNGEDSTGILQLRSVERWKSLLPVGIEKAEDLESKKEVVQSAIDERRFLRGYWFSIQKEPQPFDGLTGFLSIIGEGSQEVGLARLHRIISTDIKNLPEELLIAIRFPNRRNILEWQLFKVKKNKEGRGIIFGNSLEDFSETLLANYKVVEVVHSELFSDQSFHQRNATRANRSQLQNQAVVILGCGSLGSEVADMVAKAGVEDIVLVDKETFKAHNAVRHLASLKYIAVAKVLAVSDIIHYHNPFVTTYPIPLNLLDTSILPFFDNSAVGISTIADDNVEGFLNEQAVTNGRAVFYSRALRGGKAARLFRVIPGRDACFHCLSLYSAEENPVVTKVRADPSLPTLTNECNNPVRPASSADLKLISSLTGRLLLDYLQERLPMDQNHWIWSTEADVPFPGTQPFSLTSSFIAPHPACPYCLSLLKKRVQCSSAILDFMRTETQLAPEIETGGILLGRLTNNAITIEAASGPGPAAKKEARYFERDVNFCQEFLDQQFNEFGHVYVGEWHYHPSSDNRPSSFDLKSLEAIASSSQYNTENPVMIILSSEGLPACSVHSRNQDYYSVDLQLTN; encoded by the coding sequence ATGGAAAGCTGGTTTAAGCGACATCCCGAATACTTATCGGAGGAAAGTATTCGGCTCAGGAGAGATAGTAACTACCGAGAGCACCATCAGGCTTTGAACCAAGTATTCTTGTCGTGCGGGGAAATCCTCGTACGGCAAGATCGGGTTTATCGTTATCCAATTCTGATTGTTTACCCGGAGGCAACGCCTTATGCTTTGCCCAGTATCTATTTATTAAAGGAATTACTTTCTTTAAAAGAGCTTGATGAGTTGGCTACTCAAAATTTTGATGAAATCGGAGAACTGTTGACTGATAAGGTTAAGTTCTACAACCATCGCCATCAAATGGCCAATGGAGCCTTATGTATACTGGAAAACGATCACCTGGAAACGGGTTCTTCGTTTTATCATGCGGATCAGCTACTATGCCGGGTACGTGACTGGTTAGGTGGGATTACGTCTGGACATTTTCCTCCGGATAGTTCAGAGGTTGAATTATTTGCTCACCTAAGGAGCTTGTCAGTAGACACTGAATTCCTCTATTCAAGCGATTACTTAGAAGAATCTCTCTTTCAAGGTTATTTTTATGCTGGACTCTTGGCACATCGTAAACAAAGTAAGCTATATAATACTGAACATCGTACTTTTTATGGTTTTGCGTTAAATGGAGAAGACTCAACGGGAATTTTGCAATTACGGTCAGTTGAGAGATGGAAATCTTTATTACCTGTAGGCATTGAAAAAGCTGAAGACTTAGAAAGTAAAAAAGAGGTTGTTCAATCGGCTATTGATGAAAGACGATTCTTAAGGGGATATTGGTTTTCCATTCAAAAAGAACCACAACCTTTTGATGGGTTAACAGGCTTTCTTAGTATAATCGGTGAAGGTAGTCAAGAGGTTGGGCTGGCAAGACTGCATAGAATCATATCTACTGATATTAAAAACTTACCAGAAGAACTTCTGATTGCTATCCGATTCCCTAACCGTCGAAATATCTTGGAGTGGCAGCTTTTCAAAGTCAAGAAAAACAAAGAGGGTAGGGGTATTATTTTTGGAAATTCGCTAGAAGACTTTAGCGAAACCTTGTTAGCCAATTATAAGGTAGTTGAAGTTGTTCATTCTGAGCTATTTAGTGATCAATCGTTTCATCAAAGAAATGCGACTAGAGCAAATCGTTCTCAGTTACAAAATCAAGCTGTTGTTATTCTTGGTTGCGGGTCATTAGGTAGCGAAGTAGCGGACATGGTAGCCAAAGCAGGGGTTGAAGATATCGTTTTGGTCGATAAGGAAACATTTAAAGCTCACAATGCAGTCCGGCATTTAGCTAGTTTAAAATACATTGCTGTAGCAAAAGTGTTAGCTGTATCAGATATAATTCACTATCATAATCCTTTTGTTACCACATATCCAATTCCGTTAAATTTACTGGATACATCAATCCTTCCTTTTTTCGATAATTCAGCTGTAGGTATTTCAACGATTGCTGATGACAATGTCGAAGGCTTTTTAAATGAACAAGCAGTCACCAATGGTCGGGCCGTTTTCTATAGCCGAGCTTTGAGGGGAGGAAAAGCAGCCCGACTTTTTAGAGTAATACCCGGCAGGGATGCCTGCTTTCACTGCTTATCACTTTACTCGGCCGAAGAGAATCCAGTAGTTACGAAGGTTAGAGCTGATCCGAGTTTACCAACTTTAACTAATGAGTGTAACAACCCCGTTAGGCCAGCAAGCAGTGCGGATCTTAAGCTAATTTCGTCTCTAACCGGAAGATTATTACTTGATTACCTGCAAGAACGTTTACCAATGGATCAAAATCATTGGATCTGGAGTACAGAAGCCGACGTTCCATTCCCAGGCACTCAACCCTTTAGCCTGACAAGCTCATTCATTGCTCCCCATCCTGCTTGTCCCTACTGCCTTTCGCTTTTAAAAAAGCGTGTACAATGCTCGTCAGCCATTTTAGATTTCATGCGGACAGAAACTCAACTAGCCCCTGAAATAGAGACAGGGGGAATATTACTGGGGCGTTTAACTAATAATGCGATTACAATTGAAGCGGCTTCTGGCCCTGGACCGGCTGCAAAGAAAGAAGCCCGTTATTTTGAGCGTGATGTAAACTTTTGTCAGGAATTTTTAGATCAACAGTTTAATGAGTTCGGGCATGTCTACGTAGGAGAATGGCATTATCATCCTAGTTCTGATAACCGGCCTAGCAGCTTTGATTTAAAAAGCTTAGAAGCAATAGCCAGCAGTTCTCAATACAATACTGAAAACCCGGTAATGATCATTTTGTCATCTGAGGGACTGCCCGCTTGTAGTGTGCATTCTAGAAATCAAGACTACTATAGTGTTGATTTACAGCTAACTAATTAA
- a CDS encoding ComEC/Rec2 family competence protein has translation MANVAQEVIKPTQAGIFRSVYLYTGQGETTLLVIPTGPNVEDYQYVLVDCDQDKESDEIELISLFKDLFTDGQKIDVYINTHPHADHTAGIKDLYDEIGITEVWHSNHKASGKDEGAYKELKYVLDKVGKSNEYHLKGTNDVNKLRKSDKAETEVVKKIGNVDYIVLSPAEYVCDDIDGEDEKARYRRIHEQCGVIRFGYGSDPKHIMMTGDSDKKAWKEHITDYHKDHLTAIVLSASHHGSRTFFKENEDDEDVYEEHIKFIEPTYLIISAPKQADSPHDHPHDDAMELYKKYVDPDNILHLGENLESVIIDIDSSGQMDVRLDKRLVETYGRKKSDSDQKRDTSDSKKAIGFGVHVGSSGTKIDNKPMG, from the coding sequence ATGGCCAATGTAGCCCAAGAAGTCATCAAGCCTACGCAGGCGGGTATTTTCCGCAGTGTGTATCTCTACACTGGACAAGGGGAGACCACCCTGCTGGTGATCCCAACAGGTCCTAATGTTGAAGATTATCAATACGTTTTAGTGGATTGTGATCAAGACAAAGAGTCCGATGAAATTGAACTGATCAGTTTATTTAAAGATCTTTTCACGGATGGTCAGAAGATTGATGTATATATCAATACACACCCTCATGCAGACCATACAGCTGGTATTAAGGATTTATACGATGAGATAGGAATCACTGAAGTATGGCATTCCAATCATAAAGCTTCGGGGAAAGACGAAGGAGCTTATAAAGAGCTTAAATATGTCCTTGATAAAGTAGGGAAATCGAATGAATACCATCTCAAAGGGACAAATGATGTCAATAAGCTAAGAAAGAGCGATAAAGCAGAGACCGAAGTTGTAAAGAAAATTGGCAATGTAGATTATATCGTACTCTCCCCAGCCGAATACGTATGTGATGATATTGATGGAGAAGATGAAAAAGCGAGGTATCGCCGCATTCATGAACAATGTGGAGTCATACGCTTTGGGTACGGAAGCGATCCAAAGCACATCATGATGACTGGGGATTCGGATAAAAAGGCTTGGAAAGAACATATAACAGATTATCATAAAGATCATTTGACTGCTATTGTTTTGAGTGCAAGTCATCACGGATCAAGAACCTTTTTTAAAGAAAATGAAGACGATGAAGATGTGTATGAAGAGCATATAAAGTTCATCGAACCTACGTATCTTATCATCAGTGCTCCTAAGCAGGCAGATAGTCCGCATGATCATCCACACGATGATGCCATGGAGCTCTATAAAAAGTATGTCGATCCGGATAATATTCTTCACTTGGGCGAAAATCTAGAATCCGTCATTATAGATATTGATTCTTCAGGTCAAATGGATGTTCGGCTAGATAAGCGATTGGTCGAAACCTATGGTAGAAAGAAGAGTGATTCGGATCAAAAACGAGATACTTCAGATTCTAAAAAGGCTATTGGTTTTGGAGTACATGTAGGCTCATCCGGTACAAAGATTGATAACAAACCTATGGGTTAA
- a CDS encoding ImmA/IrrE family metallo-endopeptidase, with the protein MNFLEREMMLAAQRFRQEQGLSATEPVALRNLLAKLDVLTLFRPLGSDFSGMAMLRDDHRFMLINSTHSVGRQNFSIGHELYHLFIQKRQQAMVSFAGRFPEKDLDELRADWFAAHLLLPEHGVYEQIPKSEYARDSLSTATFLHIQHLYECSRPALLRTLKRLGLIGSAGYDRLYKDAYEQLANYGYTNYLYRLHSASEPGNNYMIGEYGELAKALYDHELISETDYDGALQDSGVLDPLNVNNLDEEG; encoded by the coding sequence ATGAATTTCTTAGAGCGTGAAATGATGCTGGCGGCTCAGCGGTTTCGACAGGAGCAGGGTTTAAGTGCGACCGAACCTGTAGCACTGCGTAATCTGCTGGCTAAGCTGGATGTGCTGACTTTATTTCGTCCATTAGGCAGTGATTTTTCTGGAATGGCGATGTTGCGAGATGATCATCGTTTTATGCTTATTAATAGTACACATTCCGTTGGCCGTCAAAATTTTTCAATTGGACATGAATTGTATCACCTTTTTATTCAAAAGCGGCAGCAAGCCATGGTCAGTTTTGCTGGACGTTTTCCTGAGAAAGATTTAGATGAGCTGCGAGCCGACTGGTTTGCAGCTCATTTGCTTTTACCAGAGCATGGAGTCTATGAGCAAATTCCTAAAAGCGAGTATGCTCGAGATTCTTTGTCAACGGCTACGTTTCTGCACATCCAACACTTATATGAGTGCTCGCGGCCTGCCTTGCTGAGAACGCTTAAAAGATTGGGGCTTATTGGTTCAGCAGGCTATGATCGATTATATAAAGATGCCTATGAACAGCTGGCTAACTATGGATATACAAATTATCTGTACCGATTACATTCAGCTTCTGAGCCAGGCAACAATTACATGATAGGCGAATATGGAGAACTAGCTAAGGCCTTATATGATCATGAATTGATTTCAGAAACTGATTATGATGGGGCTCTGCAAGATTCTGGGGTGTTAGATCCTTTAAATGTTAATAACCTAGATGAAGAAGGATGA